A genomic stretch from Plasmodium cynomolgi strain B DNA, chromosome 8, whole genome shotgun sequence includes:
- a CDS encoding hypothetical protein (putative), whose amino-acid sequence MKKLIEKNVIKINYHNFLNKYKTHTGCERDATDKELYEHFIINPLTYSGQRGCLPKGFSHWKELQQLDGLHIFEIVDYVNVGERLDKFDETHGGEDDEVQDSPNGSEDCGDSPYDDPPDGSKISRFDKLKKKNEKNDKIKTTNKMDKNYLPNKGNSKRRRIFRFLLFDGNNFIYAYEKEYNENFNYLEKSTYRYPKIILYNKPAIQRGTLLLKKSQVAILFKGCKESETDGDPLEDDQLDEEASTMGNSFFHGEDNQNYQVAIKRRENPSIINLADGPTNYTYEDKIGMHQKIQYRENQNDDSPRKFYYVEDTAKNDFQFNNAYVKRVNHPNVEDRSKSNICNRINQHSLDALGKEYPHSKGEYTWEGRTNAHIVETEHTQGGDSNQNGHYNRNGKWSHLHSLEKNRNGFEKERTYFCNEDNDRQYHTNCDDNYAKNSGEDYPRLSEYNDRKEGPIYWSKETKYKRVSNELKDTGYQRLNEAVGGDWSDHLKHGSNRNEGDTSQFSSQYGNFGHMAHYPMNINDLEKKNGLTALAKGRSEQWMMGNRFTKTHSPSRENQMGEALQNVERTHFEVKDPVGKNFAGLRSGENFGETDQRCDAINKKNGNELIDLTEGFFQSDFFHKTQELDSVNKGSEVIILDD is encoded by the exons atgaaaaaattaatcgaaaagaatgttataaaaataaattaccacaactttttaaataaatacaaaacacACACAGGGTGTGAAAGGGATGCCACTGACAAAGAACTGTACGAACACTTCATCATAAATCCGCTCACTTATTCCGGACAGAGGGGATGCTTACCAAAAGGGTTCAGTCACTGGAAAGAGCTCCAACAATTGGATGGattacacatttttgaaattgtCGATTATGTCAATGTGGGAGAGCGGCTGGACAAGTTTGATGAGACCCACGGGGGGGAAGATGACGAAGTGCAGGACTCCCCCAATGGTTCGGAGGACTGTGGGGACTCGCCATATGATGATCCCCCTGATGGTAGCAAGATCAGTCGATTTgacaaattgaagaagaaaaacgaaaaaaatgataaaataaagacaacaaataaaatggataaaaattaCCTGCCCAACAAGGGAAATtccaaaagaagaagaatttttcgctttttacttttcgatgggaataattttatttatgcctATGAGAAGGAGTACaacgaaaattttaattatctAGAAAAGAGTACTTATAGGTATcccaaaattattttgtataataaaCCCGCCATTCAACGTGGGACTTTATTGTTAAAGAAAAGTCAGGTGGCTATTTTATTTAAGGGATGCAAAGAGTCAGAAACGGATGGTGACCCTTTGGAGGATGACCAGCTGGATGAAGAGGCATCCACTATGGGGAACTCCTTCTTCCATGGGGAGGACAACCAAAATTACCAAGTCGccataaaaaggagagaaaaccCTAGTATTATCAATTTAGCGGATGGCCCAACAAATTACACATATGAGGACAAAATTGGGATGCACCAAAAAATCCAGTACAGGGAAAACCAGAATGATGACTCCCCCAGGAAATTCTACTACGTAGAAGACACGGCAAAAAATGATTTCCAATTTAACAATGCGTACGTCAAAAGGGTAAATCATCCCAACGTGGAGGACAGAAGTAAGTCCAACATATGTAACAGGATTAATCAGCACAGCCTTGATGCACTTGGCAAAGAATATCCCCATAGCAAAGGGGAATATACATGGGAAGGGCGTACTAATGCGCACATTGTAGAAACGGAACATACACAGGGGGGGGATAGCAACCAGAATGGACATTACAACCGAAACGGTAAGTGGAGCCACCTTCACAGTTTGGAAAAG AACAGGAACGGCTTCGAAAAAGAGAGAACCTACTTCTGCAATGAGGATAACGATCGGCAATACCACACAAACTGTGATGACAATTATGCGAAAAACTCTGGTGAGGATTATCCAAGGTTGAGCGAATATAACGATAGGAAGGAGGGGCCCATTTATTGGTCAAAAGAAACGAAGTACAAACGTGTCAGCAACGAACTGAAAGACACAGGTTATCAAAGATTAAATGAAGCTGTAGGAGGAGACTGGAGTGACCACCTCAAACATGGAAGCAATAGAAACGAAGGAGATACCAGCCAGTTTAGCAGTCAATATGGCAACTTTGGGCACATGGCTCATTATCCCATGAATATAAATGatttggaaaagaaaaacggtTTAACAGCGCTTGCAAAGGGACGGAGCGAACAATGGATGATGGGCAACCGGTTCACAAAAACGCATTCACCGAGTCGTGAAAACCAAATGGGTGAGGCGCTGCAAAATGTAGAACGTACACATTTTGAGGTGAAAGACCCAGTGGGAAAGAACTTTGCTGGGCTGAGGAGCGGCGAAAATTTTGGCGAAACAGATCAACGCTGCGATGccataaacaaaaaaaatggcaacgaATTGATCGATTTGACGGAAGGTTTTTTTCAGTCCGATTTTTTTCACAAGACGCAAGAATTGGACAGCGTGAATAAAGGTAGCGAGGTTATTATTCTCGATGactga
- a CDS encoding hypothetical protein (putative), which translates to MEKGDGHKDYPDNCAEPNSSLNSGGTKWGYPGAGKNHIDNVDEEEKKRVKTMSNATSSCTVMQGGLSDEFGFTTGKGKPSGDMQHAEMKSYLNWYIRREREAECGARSHPPGDYPPRDTPPSALDAELSKLEVALRPSQNDVNSIKTFLAFLQKEINKHYKNCHVTPFGSIINGFWTRNSDIDICIQIPILLSRKDQITFLKKICLILNNFNDGIIEQRFSAKVPIIHFYCKSLRHSFELSCDISVNNILAVVNSKLIQKYVSIDKRLQLMGIALKYWSKKKNINDKIERIFIVIFFNFNDNSLFTIYISFKRNEKPFYVMGVDCKFCQDENVIREELRRINNYNDVYVDTSTLLIEFFKFFGHKYKSGIIAIRDINDYYQNFQAVKSYESYFLFVDNPFEVGKNVANVLPQNYKTIVNEMKRAYKILKNNGSWRDVCRADHVLV; encoded by the exons ATGGAAAAGGGAGATGGTCATAAGGATTATCCAGACAATTGCGCCGAGCCAAATTCAAGCCTTAACAGTGGGGGAACCAAATGGGGGTATCCTGGCGCAGGGAAAAACCATATCGATAACGTAgacgaagaggagaaaaaacgcGTTAAGACTATGAGCAATGCCACCAGCAGTTGTACGGTTATGCAGGGGGGACTTTCTGACGAGTTCGGATTCACCACGGGGAAGGGAAAACCGAGTGGTGATATGCAGCATGCGGAGATGAAGTCGTACTTAAATTGGTACATACGAAGGGAACGGGAAGCTGAATGCGGTGCGAGGAGCCACCCCCCTGGAGACTACCCCCCAAGGGACACCCCCCCAAGTGCACTGGACGCAGAACTGAGCAAACTGGAAGTCGCTCTGAGGCCCTCCCAAAACGATGTTAACAGCATAAAAACGTTCCTCGCCTTCCTGcagaaggaaataaataagCATTACAAAAATTGCCACGTAACACCCTTTGGGTCTATCATCAACGGCTTCTGGACCCGAAACAGTGACATAGATATATGCATTCAAATCCCGATACTGCTCAGCAGGAAGGACCAAATAACATtcctaaaaaaaatctgcctcatattgaacaattttaatgatGGAATAATTGAGCAGAGATTTTCTGCAAAAGTACCcatcattcatttttattgtaaaaGTTTAAGACACTCATTTGAACTGTCCTGTGACATTTCCGTAAATAACATCCTTGCAGTGGTGAACTCTAAGTTGATTCAGAAATATGTAAGCATAGATAAAAGACTACAATTAATGGGAATTGCTTTAAAGTATtggtcgaaaaaaaaaaatataaatgacaAGATCGAAAGGATTTTTATCgtcattttctttaattttaatgataATTCACTTTTTACAATAT ACATCTCTTTCaagagaaatgaaaaaccGTTTTATGTCATGGGTGTTGATTGTAAATTTTGCCAGGATGAAAATGTCATTCGAGAGGAGCTGCGCAGAATTAATAACTACAACGATGTCTATGTAGATACGTCAACCTTGCTCATTGagttcttcaaattttttggaCACAAATACAAAAGTGGCATAATTGCTATACGAGACATAAACGATTATTACCAGAACTTCCAAGCCGTAAAAAGTTACGAATCCTACTTCCTTTTCGTGGACAACCCTTTTGAAGTAGGCAAAAATGTGGCCAACGTCCTGCCCCAGAACTACAAAACTATTGTCAACGAAATGAAGCGCGCCTATAAAATCTTGAAAAATAACGGCTCCTGGAGGGACGTGTGCAGGGCGGACCACGTTTTGGTGTAG
- a CDS encoding heat shock protein 60 (putative), whose amino-acid sequence MLSTLRGKVINNGGSTNKCVSILNAVQRRNISKDIRFGSDARTAMLTGCNKLADAVSVTLGPKGRNVIIEQSFGSPKITKDGVTVAKSIEFNNKLANLGAQMVKQVAANTNDKAGDGTTTATILARSIFQQGCKAVDSGMNPMDLLRGINKGVERVLEYLNSIKKDVTTTEEIFNVASISANGDKNIGQLIADTMKRVGKEGTITVTEGKTLQHELEIVEGIKFDRGYISPYFINNSKDQKVELDKPYILIHEKKISSVKSLLPILEHVLQNQSSLLVIAEDVDSDALATLIVNKLRLGLKICAVKAPGFGEHRKALVHDIAVMTGAKVVTEEAGLKLDDPDVVSYLGKAKSINVTKDSTLIMEGEGKKEEINERCESIRNSIKLNTSDYEKEKLQERLAKITGGVALIKVGGISEVEVNEIKDRIQDALCATKAAVEEGIVPGGGSALLFASKELDSVQTDNYDQRVGVNIIKDACKAPIKQIAENAGHEGSVVAGNILKEKNCNIGFNAQEGKYVNMIESGIIDPTKDVSYSYG is encoded by the exons ATGCTATCTACACTCCGCGGAAAAGTTATTAACAATGGCGGCAGCACGAACAAATGTGTTTCGATTTTAAACGCTGTTCAGAGAAGGAACATATCGAAGGACATACGGTTTGGTAGCGATGCCAGGACGGCCATGCTCACAG gaTGCAACAAGCTGGCCGACGCCGTGAGTGTGACGCTGGGGCCCAAGGGGCGCAACGTGATCATCGAGCAGTCCTTCGGGTCGCCCAAAATCACCAAGGACGGAGTGACCGTGGCGAAGAGCATCGAGTTCAACAACAAGCTGGCGAACCTCGGGGCGCAAATGGTAAAGCAAGTCGCAGCAAATACGAATGATAAGGCAGGAGATGGAACAACAACGGCTACCATCCTAGCCAGGTCCATATTTCAACAAGGATGCAAAGCTGTAGACTCAGGAATGAACCCAATGGATTTACTAAGAGGAATAAACAAGGGAGTAGAACGGGTTCTGGAATACCTaaattcaataaaaaaagatgtaaCCACAActgaagaaatatttaacgTAGCTAGCATTTCAGCCAACGGTGATAAAAACATAGGCCAACTGATAGCAGATACCATGAAGAGAGTCGGAAAGGAAGGAACCATAACTGTTACGGAGGGAAAAACGTTACAACATGAACTCGAAATAGTGGAAGGAATCAAATTCGACAGAGGTTATATTTCtccatattttattaacaatagTAAAGATCAAAAAGTAGAATTAGATAAACCATATATCCTcatacatgaaaaaaaaatttcgagtGTTAAATCCTTGCTACCCATTTTGGAACATGTCTTACAAAACCAATCCTCTTTGTTAGTAATTGCAGAGGATGTGGATAGTGATGCCCTCGCCACCCTCATAGTGAATAAGCTAAGGTTAGggttaaaaatatgtgctgTGAAAGCACCTGGATTTGGGGAACACAGAAAAGCTCTCGTGCATGACATTGCTGTAATGACAGGAGCAAAGGTGGTAACTGAAGAAGCAGGACTGAAATTAGACGACCCAGATGTCGTATCCTATTTAGGAAAAGCCAAGTCAATTAACGTAACGAAGGATAGTACCCTTATCATggagggggaagggaaaaaggaagaaattaatgAAAGATGCGAAAGTATAAGAAATtctattaaattaaatacgTCAGATtatgagaaagaaaaattacaagaACGACTAGCCAAAATAACTGGTGGAGTTGCTCTTATCAAAGTTGGAGGTATAAGCGAAGTAGAAGTAAACGAAATTAAGGACAGAATACAAGACGCTCTATGTGCAACCAAAGCTGCCGTGGAAGAAGGAATCGTCCCCGGAGGAGGTAGTGCATTATTATTTGCTTCCAAAGAATTAGATTCGGTGCAAACGGATAACTACGATCAAAGAGTAGGTGTTAATATTATCAAAGATGCCTGTAAGGCACCCATCAAACAAATTGCAGAGAATGCTGGACATGAAGGATCTGTAGTTGctggaaatattttaaaagaaaaaaattgtaacatcGGATTTAACGCCCAGGAAGGCAAGTATGTAAATATGATTGAGTCGGGTATTATCGATCCCACCAAG GATGTTTCTTATTCTTACGGCTAG
- a CDS encoding tubulin binding cofactor c (putative), which produces MDHDLVTNGCDNYEEILHTNIKDIEQQVLRLKSAAPSDDNVVAEVNKLCDRSMHLKDSLSNVYFQFLKHSSVVIHEKKLKELIKEIESLKHTLIQNKNREQFQVLNGKFDDSFLLPEDDSAENEEESKELNDDWVDLNQHKLSFQDVHNERIVRGLGETECSSLLLDNLVNCEVVILDVLSSVLIRRIKSCTIWVAAVESSLLIYGCVDCNILTNSKQIRIHDSSETNFYINSVSSPIIENSKQLAFFPYILNYDGLSELLKKINISRDSAQWMEVLDFNWQNTQEKSPNFRVSEEAQVYYIKIGKKDLTKSDQEGATSGLYFVENFPEFLKKVD; this is translated from the exons ATGGATCACGACTTGGTAACAAACGGGTGCGATAACTATGAAGAAATTCTTCACACAAATATAAAAG ACATTGAACAGCAAGTGCTCCGACTGAAAAGCGCCGCACCCTCGGACGATAATGTAGTGGCAGAAGTTAACAAGCTCTGCGACAGAAGCATGCATTTGAAGGATTCGCTGTCCAATGTGTACTTCCAGTTCCTTAAGCACAGTTCGGTCGTGATACACGAAAAG AAACTGAAAGAACTCATAAAAGAAATCGAGTCCTTAAAACATACGCtcattcaaaataaaaacagagAACAGTTCCAAGTTCTCAATGGCAAATTCGATGAcagttttctccttcccgAGGATGACTCCGCCgagaatgaagaagaaagcaAAGAACTGAACGACGACTGGGTTGACTTAAACCAGCACAAGCTATCCTTCCAGGATGTTCACAATGAAAG GATAGTGAGAGGCCTCGGAGAAACCGAATGTTCAAGCCTACTTCTGGATAACCTa gtcaACTGCGAAGTTGTAATACTTGATGTGCTAAGTTCGGTGTTAATACGGAGAATTAAAAGCTGCACCATTTG GGTGGCGGCGGTGGAGTCATCCCTTTTAATATATGGCTGTGTGGACTGCAATATATTAACGAATTCGAAGCAA ATAAGAATACATGACAGCAGTGAAACGAACTTCTACATTAACTCAGTGAGTTCCCCCATCATAGAGAA CTCGAAACAGCTAGCTTTTTTCCCGTACATTTTGAATTACGATGGCTTGTcagaattattaaaaaaaattaacataagCAGAGATTCGGCCCAATGGATGGAAGTTTTAGATTTTAACTGGCAAAACACACAG GAAAAGTCTCCCAACTTTCGCGTATCAGAAGAAGCGCAGGTgtattacataaaaatagggaaaaagGATCTCACGAAAAGTGACCAAGAAGGTGCAACAAGTGGCCTATACTTTGTAGAAAATTTCCccgaatttttaaaaaaagtagattaa
- a CDS encoding ribonucleotide reductase small subunit (putative): MQNVSGNVLKGRITIWRNNYYKEIESLFWTAEDYNFDKDKKFLESIDKSMLVKLFELICFYSLK; encoded by the exons atgcaaaatgtttCGGGAAACGTTCTAAAGGGAAGAATAACAATTTGGAGAAAT AATTACTACAAAGAGATAGAATCCCTCTTTTGGACTGCCGAGGACTACAACTTTGATAAGGACAAGAAGTTCCTGGAGAGCATTGACAAGAGCATGCTCGTGAAGCTGTTCGAGCTGATATGCTTCTACAGCTTAAAGTGA
- a CDS encoding enolase (putative), which translates to MAHVITRISAREILDSRGNPTVEVDLETNIGIFRAAVPSGASTGIYEALELRDNDKNRYLGKGVQKAISNINEHIAPKLIGLDCREQKKIDNMMVEELDGSKNEWGWSKSKLGANAILAISMAVCRAGAAANKVSLYKYLAQLAGKKNEQMVLPVPCLNVINGGSHAGNKLAFQEFMIVPVGAPNFKEALRYGAEVYHKLKAEIKKKYGIDATNVGDEGGFAPNILNANEALDLLVSAIKSAGYEGKVKIAMDVAASEFYQADTKTYDLDFKTPNNDKSLVKTGAELVNLYIDMVKKYPIISIEDPFDQDDWENYAKLTESIGKDVQIVGDDLLVTNPTRITKALEKKACNALLLKVNQIGSITEAIEACLLSQKNDWGVMVSHRSGETEDVFIADLVVALRTGQIKTGAPCRSERNAKYNQLLRIEESLGSNALFAGEKFRHQLS; encoded by the exons atggcccaCGTAATTACCCGTATTTCTGCCCGTGAAATTTTGG aCTCCCGAGGAAACCCAACCGTCGAAGTGGACCTCGAAACGAACATCGGAATCTTCCGAGCAGCAGTGCCATCAGGAGCATCCACAGGAATATACGAAGCTTTGGAGTTAAGAGACAATGACAAGAATAGATATTTGGGAAAAGGTGTACAGAAAGCAATTAGCAATATTAATGAGCATATAGCACCTAAGTTGATTGGGCTAGATTGtagagagcaaaaaaaaattgataacaTGATGGTGGAAGAATTGgatggaagcaaaaatgaatgggGATGGTCCAAAAGTAAGTTAGGAGCAAATGCAATTTTAGCAATTTCGATGGCTGTATGTAGAGCTGGAGCTGCTGCAAATAAGGTATCCTTGTACAAATACTTAGCCCAATTGgcaggaaagaaaaatgagcaaatggTTTTACCTGTGCCCTGTTTGAATGTAATAAACGGAGGATCCCACGCAGGAAATAAATTAGCCTTCCAAGAATTTATGATAGTCCCAGTTGGTGCTCCAAATTTTAAAGAGGCATTAAGATACGGAGCGGAAGTGTATCATAAACTCAAGGCTGagattaaaaagaaatatggcATTGATGCAACGAATGTAGGAGATGAAGGAGGATTTGCtccaaatatattaaatgctAATGAAGCTTTGGATCTTCTAGTTAGTGCTATTAAAAGTGCTGGTTATGAAGGAAAGGTGAAAATTGCTATGGATGTTGCTGCTTCCGAGTTCTACCAAGCTGATACCAAAACATATGACTTGGACTTTAAAACGCcaaataatgataaatcgTTGGTCAAAACTGGAGCTGAGTTGGTTAATCTCTACATCGATATGGTGAAGAAATATCCAATTATTTCGATAGAAGATCCTTTTGATCAGGACGACTGGGAGAATTATGCTAAGTTGACCGAATCCATTGGTAAGGACGTCCAAATTGTGGGAGATGATTTACTTGTTACGAACCCTACGAGAATTACTAAAGCTTTGGAGAAGAAAGCGTGCAATGCTTTGCTGTTGAAAGTGAATCAAATAGGATCAATCACGGAAGCTATTGAGGCTTGCTTACTATCTCAGAAGAATGACTGGGGTGTTATGGTTTCTCACAGATCAGGAGAGACAGAGGATGTTTTTATTGCCGACTTGGTGGTTGCTCTCAGAACTGGACAAATCAAAACGGGTGCTCCTTGTAGAAGTGAGAGGAATGCCAAGTATAACCAGTTGTTAAGGATTGAAGAATCCCTTGGAAGCAATGCCCTTTTCGCCGGAGAGAAATTTAGGCACCAATTAAGTTAA
- a CDS encoding hypothetical protein (putative) codes for MEDRKSSTRGTALGKSVNGAIKFVSKGKKRNQYGGGNGEFASNGLNVSTRKKGSNRGVTNRGSATVSAAVSGGSRRRDHSVNNVDQFELKCRDYLDSVLKISEYVKLPKSINNEEEKKRWKKAHCLRNKMKQYDQLTRRKLYQRKSVSNKAKFNRERYIILNKIPRYREAFPSVMDDPSNKIKEDIIRTYLKTHAAYFLSESRNGNSRKCGNGYNVSFVKKGPNSYLCRQVNKDGEVDACLRYYCGSPPGGRHRTGSTRNRPKGKKKDLSYNLWKRIIIEGIKNGTIGVGGMGGIGRNSGMGGIGRNSGMGGIGRNSGMGGIGRNGRNGGVGGTGRNGGMGSVSNVHGVRSVSGCAPSKYEILVNGSYHNLRSVTGGVNDSGKATQKSALRGSNQENKKLSTSTISASNRIVLHNDKREDAYELKPSRTYGKMPPPGAKVLKSSPMHNSSVDSKGERTQGGGSTQSRTEHTTILNTHSQHSHGNSFCSDESMKRLMYDKCNVESEKFFYKKDRFSLLGRIKKNKEIEVRLVLNK; via the coding sequence ATGGAGGACAGGAAAAGCAGCACCCGAGGAACTGCCCTAGGCAAAAGCGTAAACGGAGCCATAAAGTTCGTGTCAAAGGGTAAGAAGCGTAATCAGTATGGGGGCGGCAATGGGGAGTTCGCGTCGAATGGGTTGAATGTCAGCACGAGGAAGAAGGGCAGCAACAGGGGGGTCACCAACAGGGGGAGTGCCACCGTTAGCGCGGCAGTTAGCGGTGGCAGCCGGAGGAGAGACCACTCCGTAAACAATGTTGACCAGTTCGAACTAAAGTGCCGAGACTACCTAGACAGTGTCCTAAAGATAAGCGAATATGTGAAGCTGCCCAAGAGCATCAACaatgaggaggagaaaaagaggtGGAAAAAGGCCCACTGTTTAcgtaacaaaatgaagcaataCGATCAGCTCACGAGAAGAAAATTGTACCAAAGAAAAAGTGTTAgtaataaagcaaaattcaACAGGGAGAGgtacattatattaaataaaatccCCAGGTATAGGGAAGCCTTTCCTTCCGTCATGGATGACCCgtcaaacaaaataaaggaggaCATAATTCGTACGTACCTGAAGACACACGCTGCTTACTTCCTATCGGAGAGTCGAAACGGAAACAGCCGCAAGTGTGGAAATGGTTACAACGTGAGTTTTGTGAAGAAGGGGCCCAACAGCTACCTGTGCAGACAAGTGAACAAGGACGGGGAGGTGGATGCTTGTTTGCGTTACTACTGCGGCTCCCCCCCAGGGGGCAGGCACAGGACAGGCAGCACAAGAAACCGACCGAAGGGTAAGAAGAAGGATTTGTCTTACAATTTGTGGAAAAGGATCATCATCGAggggataaaaaatggcaccaTTGGCGTTGGAGGTATGGGCGGTATTGGCCGTAATAGCGGTATGGGCGGTATTGGTCGTAATAGCGGTATGGGCGGTATTGGTCGTAATAGCGGTATGGGCGGCATTGGTCGTAATGGCCGTAATGGCGGTGTGGGCGGTACTGGGCGCAATGGCGGTATGGGCAGTGTGAGCAACGTTCACGGAGTTCGCAGCGTGAGCGGGTGCGCTCCCAGCAAGTACGAGATTCTCGTCAACGGGTCCTACCACAACCTGCGGAGCGTGACCGGTGGGGTGAATGACTCAGGGAAGGCGACCCAAAAAAGTGCCCTGCGTGGAAGCAACcaagagaataaaaaattgtcgaCAAGCACAATCAGCGCCTCCAACAGAATAGTCCTACACAACgacaaaagggaagatgCATACGAATTGAAGCCGAGTAGAACGTATGGGAAAATGCCCCCCCCTGGTGCGAAGGTACTTAAAAGTTCCCCGATGCACAATTCTTCTGTGGACTCGAAAGGGGAACGCACACAAGGGGGAGGATCCACCCAAAGCCGCACCGAACATACGACTATATTAAATACTCACAGTCAGCACTCACATGGGAACTCCTTCTGTTCGGACGAATCGATGAAGAGACTTATGTACGACAAGTGCAACGTGGAAAGTGAGAAgttcttttacaaaaaggatcGATTTTCTTTACTGGGTCGGATTAAGAAAAACAAGGAGATCGAGGTGAGGCTTGTGTTGAACAAG
- a CDS encoding hypothetical protein (putative), with protein sequence GKDAVSANEIKRIILIKLLKCVAVLILLYVVIRLTFTFIKKLINLIILFIFKIIKLCCCGGR encoded by the coding sequence GGGAAAGATGCCGTGAGTgcaaatgaaattaaaaggatAATCCTTATCAAGCTGCTGAAGTGCGTGGCAGTGTTAATTCTGCTCTACGTGGTTATTCGCTTGACCTTCACCTTCATCAAAAAACTTATAAATTTGATCATCCTgttcattttcaaaattataaagcTTTGTTGCTGTGGGGGGAGGTGA
- a CDS encoding hypothetical protein (putative), with amino-acid sequence MIKLEEVFTLEILIKILSKIFVKGNYCITKEDINTKNCRVMIFESKLDMPNLKKNGDEEFINMLFYFLNKNYLFFIESIESINLFFINNFFPHIILGLNNGKVFLYNHEGIICMQNMDSKIKLIFVERHKEYILLVYENNTVVNTNIYLIKRALESNSKILPLDYSFTVNKNMTINHIFLRNNNYSPDIFKKDLYCIYTRDDLARYITDAIISHQPQYNRIGNANYVITSKTMTISILCLIRPNASNDLLTKKENFGASEKLSSRINNFLKNMFTKKNDSSSAMRQIIDICICPWNQNLVLALDNLGRICLFNICTLSILHMWKSYRSAFMSFIQKRKLATRHLASLSKGGGVTSTNGSRTGNGENGDQLDDKAILFYLKTRNLIEIWDIKTLHKVYSVRTYEDPHLFKIFFADHNVPNKIYFFSTSHHVFLMNTNFELFHVKWPA; translated from the exons ATGATAAAGCTGGAAGAAGTGTTCACGCTcgaaattttaataaaaattttgagcaAGATCTTCGTGAAGGGGAACTACTGCATAACGAAGGAAGACATTAACACAAAGAATTGCCGAGTGATGATTTTCGAGTCCAAGTTAGACATgccaaatttgaagaaaaatggagacgaAGAGTTTATAAACATGCTCTTCTATTTcctgaacaaaaattatttattctttatt GAAAGTATTGAGTcgattaatttattttttattaacaacttTTTCCCTCATATTATTTTGGGTCTGAATAATGGCAAAGTATTTTTGTACAATCATGAAGGCATCATCTGCATGCAGAATATGGacagtaaaataaaattgattttTGTTGAGAGGCATAAGGAGTACATCCTTTTGGTGTATGAAAATAACACCGTGGTgaatacaaatatttatttaattaaaagaGCTTTGGAAAGTAACTCGAAAATTTTACCACTGGATTATTCATTTacggttaataaaaatatgaccataaatcatatatttttgagaAACAATAATTACTCTCCtgatatttttaagaaagaCTTATATTGTATTTACACTAGGGATGACTTGGCTAGGTACATCACAGATGCAATTATTTCACATCAACCTCAGTATAACAGAATTGGTAATGCCAATTATGTAATCACTTCGAAGACGATGACCATTTCGATACTTTGTCTCATTCGACCGAATGCTAGTAATGATCTTTTaacaaagaaggaaaattttgGAGCATCAGAAAAGCTTAGTTCCagaattaataattttttgaaaaatatgtttacaaagaaaaatgacTCCTCTTCTGCGATG AGACAAATTATTGACATATGCATCTGCCCGTGGAATCAAAACTTGGTACTAGCATTGGATAACTTAGGAAGGATATGTCTCTTTAATATATGTACTCTCAGCATTTTGCACATGTGGAAGAGTTACCGATCAGCATTTATGAGCTTTATTCAGAAAAGGAAACTGGCTACTCGTCATTTGGCTAGCTTATCCAAAGGAGGGGGAGTTACTAGTACGAATGGAAGCAGAACTGGGAATGGTGAAAACGGAGACCAGTTAGACGATAaagcaattttattttacctcaAAACGAGAAACTTAATCGAAATTTGGGACATCAAGACTCTGCATAAGGTGTATAGCGTGCGGACGTATGAGGACCCCCATctctttaaaatattttttgccgaCCACAACGTTCctaataaaatttacttcTTCAGCACCAGTCACCACGTCTTCTTGATGAACACAAACTTTGAGTTGTTTCACGTCAAGTGGCCGGCCTGA